The genomic segment CATGTATGATCCCAAAAGCTATCATAATCACTATAAGCTTTTGTACACCAATTCTCATTTATGCATGTTCCTTGCAACCTATAAAAAGCCCTTTTCTTTATTAGAGTGAACTTATACGATATAATAGAAATGGGGCGAAGAACCAcacatggaattttttttctctacctaaaagaaagaaaattataggATGCATATAggtgttttatataaaatataaggtaAACGAGACCATTGGAAGGTATAAATCAAGACTTAtgataaaagaatatattaaaacatatgATATAAACTACTAAAAGATATTCTCTGCAATGAAGATCACATGAAAACAGTGAACCAAAATCCTAGGTATTTGAGATTAGCTTCTAGAAAAAGGCTTATGATCTCAAAGAATAAGGCACTTGAATGTTGATGgatatacaaatatatattaggAAATTCACATCAACCTATTTTACCTATGTGGGAAGTAACCTTGTTTCATGGAGAAGTAAGAAGTAAGAAATAATAGCATTATCTAGTGTAGCAACCAGGTTCAAAGGAATGACAAAAGATTGTGTGAGAAGTTATGACTAGATGAGCTACTTACTAAAAATAACTACACATCGAGTTATAGGATAAGATTATATTGTGACAACAAGACAACCATAGAATTAGCTCACAATTCAATTCAACATGACTGAACAAAGCATGTTGAGATAGATCaacattttattaaagaaaaactcGAGAACCAGATAAATTTAGTATTCATTCGTAAAATTTGCAAACCAGTTATCAGATATACAAATAAAAGCAGTCTCACTTAACAAGTTGGGCATCAAAGACATCTACGCACCAATTTGTGAAGAATTAGAAAATCATGACTAACaatcaattagaaaatataaaagttgtaagaTAAGGAGGGAACAGAACACtcagaaaaattaatcaatatacAGGGATGGATCATGTGCAATTTGGTTGTTAATTATGGAAAAATCTTTCTTGGTAGAGCTCTTGGGAAACATGACATGAACAATCCATTTAAGGTAGTGTGCACAATAGAGAAAATTATGTGTAGTAACAAAACCTTGCAAATCCGAGGTCTAGGTGTGCAAGGGTCCCAAAAAATGAGAAGCTCAaaatttctaattgtttttaatgaacAATTAAAAGACCTAGGATTAATATATTGCATTTCAGGATGATAACACGAGCAAAACAACACATCAATAGTTCTctttaagagaaaagaaagaacatgTGCTCCTTAACTATATCAAACAATTTTTAGGATGAATCGAGGATCATTGATCAAATGTCTATAATGAAGAGGAACAATATTTAAATGTCTAGTTATACCTTCTGTTTTAgggacaaaaataattaaattttgttttcaagaaaaaaaaaatttccgaAGGAAGATCAAGTATATTGGagtttattttgagatttttaataaaaacacttaaagagaataagcaaattaaataaaatacttaaatatcATTAGAAATGAATTGAAGAATGGTATTATCAATGTTTATTATGTCTATgacaaaattgattaaaaaaaatttgatattgatAATATGGTAATACAAGGTTAAATGTAGGTTTTCCCATAACTATTTTAGCATTTTGTTGTTTTGTCATGTCTAAaagtgtgattatttttttattcaaaaaatattttttgaaaaaaaaattaaatttttttttctgcttcaaattattttttaaaaaaatgaatcattttgatatgctgatgtcaaaaataaattttaaaaaataaaaaaaattattttgatatatttttaaataaaaaatattttaaaaaataactagtaCTATGATCCAAACACTATTTAGGATATTTTCTTAGCTTTCTTTTAATCGAGATCCTTGTGAAGATgacattattaatttaactgTCCACTTTTCAAGCTTGTTTTGTAATATAAGAAGAATCTGgataaagtaatatttttggataatacaatatatatatatatatatatatatatatataattgtaacGAGGCATGATCACATCATGTCACGAAATTGAGTGATAAGACTACAGAAGTTGTTCAGAAATACGTATTAAACTGTGAACAACATTAGCttaaagttaattatgtcacaGACAACGAGCAGAGCCAATTTCTGCTACCGAGTTCTTAACTTGCAATGGTATCTGAGAATATATAGCAAATTAGGTCTTGGAATGCATAGAAGCACAGCCCCCGGAGAGTTCCTTGACCACCGTAAGCACATGAATTTGTGCCTCAACAACCAAAGTATTATTAACTAGAAATCCCTTTGCAAGAGTATTGAGCTCATCGAGAGACATAAAGTTAAAGTGACCCCAGTCGTtgattgaattagaaaaatgGCAATTAGCTGCAGCATATGATCAATTAAACCATTGATTAGTAAGAATAAAATTAGTCCCACCTTTTGTCATTCCGCCATGCTCAATAAGAAGTTGAATAAGAATatcaaatttatagaaaaatttcaGCTGACCAGTTTTTTCGAGGTGTTTTCCGAAAAGTTGGTCCCTCACGCGCAGCGTGAATTCTGCATACATTGTTCGTCCAGATGGAAGAGTTTCAGAATCCTCCAAGGTTAAGAAGATAGACAAGCTTTTGCCTTTAAATGTTGAATTCCCTTTGGGATAAACCAGCAGAGTCCTGCGTAAACAAATGTAATTGAAAACACATTAACACAATCATTAACCCGGCCCGCCCGCTTGATTAATGCGCGCGCGCGCaccatttcttttaattttacgtACCATTTGTGCCCTCCAGTAGCAAACACTGGGGACTTGCAACATTCTTGATCCAGTGCTGAAAAGTTTTGAATGCTCCAGGTGAAAGAGCTGTGGAAAGGTTGCTTCATCAGGGACAAGCATTCACCTTTGCTAGTatgttttataacaaaaatCTCAGCTCCAAATATGCAACAGTCATCGATTAGATATCCCTTTGACTCGTCATTGAAAAGAGTCAGTGGAAGTAATTGGTCAAAACCCATTTCTGTTTTCAATCCATGAAAGCGTCTCACCCTCCCATTAGCATCTGAACAGCAAATGTTCAATTACCAAAACAATTAACAACAATGGATAAGCCCTGTCTCACAGGACAAGTTGATGAGTTGACAAGTGGTGTGCTAGCCTACCTTGGATGGTCAAGTACTTGTCATGGATTTGGTTATAAACAAACAGCTTGAAGTCCACGTTAACTTCCCAACCAAGAGGGGGGGCATTCGATTTGGAAAATGCTAAATATAGAGATATGTGTCCATCCCCATTGCTTTTCTTGTTTCCTTTAGGATGGAGGCATAATCTCCTGcacgaaaaaaaatttaatcatggAATGAAAGGCGGCAAAGTAAAcacagaggaagaagaaaccATTTGAGGCAAACTACATATGCGTGCGACTAAAGTTGAGCCCACGTAC from the Populus nigra chromosome 1, ddPopNigr1.1, whole genome shotgun sequence genome contains:
- the LOC133701045 gene encoding uncharacterized protein LOC133701045, with amino-acid sequence MEGMTEVNDQAENTRSIRDLPPAHYAFKIENFSLLSNTKVDIVETGDFEVDGYKWRLCLHPKGNKKSNGDGHISLYLAFSKSNAPPLGWEVNVDFKLFVYNQIHDKYLTIQDANGRVRRFHGLKTEMGFDQLLPLTLFNDESKGYLIDDCCIFGAEIFVIKHTSKGECLSLMKQPFHSSFTWSIQNFSALDQECCKSPVFATGGHKWTLLVYPKGNSTFKGKSLSIFLTLEDSETLPSGRTMYAEFTLRVRDQLFGKHLEKTANCHFSNSINDWGHFNFMSLDELNTLAKGFLVNNTLVVEAQIHVLTVVKELSGGCASMHSKT